One part of the Paenibacillus antri genome encodes these proteins:
- a CDS encoding DUF421 domain-containing protein, producing MLTQLTIKLAVGFIALFLVTKFIGGRELKHLTIFDFISAIVLSELVGSMLYDEEINVLYMIYSLTFWTLLNYAIDKLTLKARKARKFFDGDIELVVKNNVIDKAILRKHRIDLHEFLSLLREKDVYSIREVGYAFLEPNGGLNVIKGDSVNKGRIAKDLLLPLPVIMDGQIIENALGLLGKDRTWLREEIGKFGFSQASELFYAEYIEGQGLFVQAQP from the coding sequence TTGTTAACCCAATTAACGATAAAGCTGGCGGTCGGTTTCATCGCCCTTTTCCTTGTGACGAAGTTTATCGGAGGACGCGAACTCAAGCATCTTACGATATTCGATTTCATATCCGCCATCGTGTTGTCCGAGCTCGTCGGCAGCATGCTGTATGACGAGGAAATCAATGTTCTGTATATGATTTACTCTCTAACGTTCTGGACCTTGTTAAATTACGCGATCGATAAGCTAACGCTCAAGGCGCGCAAAGCGAGGAAATTTTTCGACGGGGACATCGAACTTGTCGTGAAAAACAACGTCATCGACAAAGCGATCTTACGAAAGCACCGGATCGATCTTCATGAATTTCTTAGCTTATTGCGGGAGAAGGATGTGTATTCCATCCGTGAAGTCGGCTACGCATTCCTGGAACCGAACGGGGGGCTCAATGTGATCAAGGGGGACTCGGTGAATAAAGGCAGAATCGCGAAAGACTTGCTCCTGCCTCTTCCAGTGATCATGGACGGTCAGATTATCGAGAACGCACTAGGCCTTCTAGGCAAGGATCGAACATGGCTTCGCGAGGAGATCGGGAAATTCGGGTTTAGTCAAGCTTCGGAGCTGTTTTACGCGGAGTATATCGAGGGGCAAGGCTTATTCGTCCAGGCGCAGCCATGA
- a CDS encoding helix-turn-helix transcriptional regulator, translating to MMLENRVRELRARYKWTQQDLADAVGATRQTIGLIEKGDYAPSVTLALKISKAFRVPVEDIFSIKE from the coding sequence ATCATGCTTGAAAACCGAGTACGCGAGCTTCGAGCGCGTTACAAGTGGACGCAGCAGGACTTAGCCGACGCCGTCGGGGCGACTCGGCAGACGATCGGCCTGATCGAGAAAGGGGATTACGCCCCGTCCGTGACATTGGCTTTGAAAATTTCGAAGGCGTTCCGCGTGCCGGTCGAAGACATTTTTTCTATAAAGGAGTAG
- a CDS encoding small multi-drug export protein: MLEWAEEASAMWQYIVLFLLAAAPWMDVSLVVPLGVLWGLSPVWVSVAAFVGNFLLILILGLFFKQISEWRQARRAKKGITGPTKKETRSRAIWEKYGIPGLAIIAPIFVGTDIAAVLALTFGASKLRVVGWMTVSLALWTIVFAVGSVYGFSFLNLI; the protein is encoded by the coding sequence GTGTTGGAGTGGGCTGAAGAAGCGAGTGCGATGTGGCAATATATTGTTTTATTTCTGCTGGCGGCGGCACCCTGGATGGACGTATCTCTCGTCGTACCGCTTGGAGTGCTGTGGGGGTTGTCGCCGGTATGGGTTAGCGTGGCGGCTTTCGTCGGGAATTTCTTATTAATTCTGATTCTCGGGTTGTTCTTCAAGCAAATCTCGGAATGGAGGCAAGCGAGAAGAGCGAAGAAAGGGATCACCGGTCCGACGAAGAAGGAAACGCGTTCAAGAGCGATATGGGAAAAGTACGGCATCCCCGGATTGGCCATCATCGCGCCGATCTTCGTCGGAACCGATATCGCCGCGGTGTTGGCCCTGACGTTCGGCGCTTCCAAACTTCGCGTCGTTGGTTGGATGACGGTCAGCTTAGCGTTGTGGACGATCGTATTCGCCGTCGGTTCCGTGTACGGGTTTAGTTTTTTGAATCTCATCTAA
- a CDS encoding helix-turn-helix transcriptional regulator has product MTVLQFLAPPLPHFTIGGEDRYPAGRKHHSRSKIGVFDLLFVTQGALYMAEEDREYDVMPGKALILRPDLQHHAYKPCTADTHFYWLHFQTIGGWRELSDETPTDYRPPDDPYLPIASFMIDLPRFCSLANPARMQANFARLLEMQTAASAPWEQQILFQEIVRELNSRQMEMWNSPVYRAAEQTALYLRQHYRAPITNAALKERLHFHPTYLARCMKQVYGCTPLAYANGLRLRQAKTLLMRTDMPVHRIAADVGFNSSTYFIRCFVQAEGMTPKSYRSLHR; this is encoded by the coding sequence ATGACCGTGCTGCAATTCCTCGCCCCTCCGCTTCCGCACTTCACGATCGGCGGAGAAGATCGGTATCCGGCCGGGCGGAAGCACCATAGCCGCAGCAAGATCGGGGTGTTCGATCTGCTGTTCGTAACGCAAGGAGCCCTCTACATGGCCGAGGAGGACCGCGAGTACGACGTTATGCCCGGGAAGGCGTTGATCCTTAGGCCCGACCTCCAACACCATGCGTACAAGCCCTGTACTGCGGATACTCATTTCTACTGGCTTCACTTCCAGACGATAGGCGGCTGGCGGGAGCTTTCCGACGAGACGCCGACCGATTACCGGCCGCCGGACGACCCCTATCTGCCGATCGCCTCGTTCATGATCGACTTGCCCCGCTTTTGCAGCTTGGCGAACCCCGCCCGCATGCAGGCGAACTTCGCCCGTTTGCTCGAGATGCAGACGGCGGCCAGCGCGCCCTGGGAGCAGCAAATCTTATTTCAGGAAATCGTTCGAGAGTTGAATTCCAGGCAGATGGAAATGTGGAATTCGCCGGTGTATCGCGCGGCCGAACAGACAGCGCTATATTTACGGCAGCATTACCGCGCGCCGATTACGAACGCGGCGTTGAAAGAACGCCTTCATTTCCACCCGACGTATTTGGCGCGCTGCATGAAACAAGTATACGGTTGCACGCCTTTGGCATACGCGAACGGTCTACGGCTGCGTCAAGCGAAGACGCTCTTGATGCGCACCGACATGCCCGTACACCGCATCGCGGCGGACGTCGGCTTTAACAGCTCCACGTACTTCATCCGCTGCTTCGTGCAAGCGGAAGGCATGACCCCGAAGTCGTACCGTTCCCTGCATCGATAA
- a CDS encoding beta-L-arabinofuranosidase domain-containing protein, with amino-acid sequence MSIAHRLQPASRLPAEAAFEELPLGSILPSGWLKDQLVIQSKGFTGRLPRYWDHLGPDSGWLGGPGEKWERGPYYIDGLLPLAYLLQDEALLAEARPWIEWTLSSQQPDGQFGPADEDDWWPRMVMVKALIQYAEATEDERVVPFLLNFFRYKAAHIEERPLRDWGKARGGEAILSLQWLYRRTGEDFLLELASTIHAQTEDWTGLFSDFPYWRYQTKFDHRIHVVNVAMGLKEPALYSLLSNREEHREASRKGIEALMRYHGQLHGMFSGDEWLAGTHPSQGVELCAVVEYMYTLEHLVRIFGDGWYGDILERVAYNALPATISADWTSHQYVQQVNQIKCTKEHRNWTENRDDANMFGLEPNFGCCTANMHQGWPKFAARLWLGTPDEGVALVAYAPCTVKTEVAGGVDATFEVRTEYPFRDAVEIEVRPSRACRFPLKLRMPAWCSRPQVRVNGAAVALDIVSGFATIERQWAPGDRVTVSLPMEVTLEKRANGAVGVTRGPLVYALPLPERWSRRSGNLPFADWEIVPASGAAWNFGLAVDGKSGVFSVEEAEVREQPYSAEQAPVRLKARAKRVAQWREEMNSAGELPLSPVVSAEAEEEIVLVPYASAKLRIAEFPVTKE; translated from the coding sequence ATGTCCATCGCGCATCGACTACAACCTGCATCGCGGCTTCCGGCGGAGGCCGCATTCGAAGAGCTGCCGCTCGGATCGATACTGCCTTCGGGTTGGTTGAAGGATCAGCTCGTCATTCAATCCAAAGGATTTACGGGAAGGCTTCCCCGCTATTGGGATCACCTCGGTCCGGACAGCGGCTGGCTCGGCGGCCCGGGGGAGAAGTGGGAGCGAGGTCCGTACTATATCGACGGATTGCTGCCGCTCGCTTATTTGCTGCAGGACGAAGCCCTGCTTGCCGAAGCGCGTCCGTGGATCGAATGGACGTTAAGCAGCCAGCAGCCCGACGGGCAATTCGGGCCTGCGGACGAGGACGACTGGTGGCCGCGCATGGTGATGGTCAAAGCGCTGATTCAATATGCGGAAGCGACGGAGGACGAGCGCGTCGTTCCGTTCCTGCTGAACTTCTTCCGATACAAGGCGGCGCATATCGAAGAGAGACCGCTGAGAGACTGGGGCAAGGCGCGAGGCGGCGAAGCGATTCTGTCTCTCCAGTGGTTGTATCGGCGAACCGGAGAGGATTTTCTGCTGGAATTGGCTTCAACGATTCACGCGCAAACGGAGGATTGGACCGGACTGTTTTCCGATTTTCCGTATTGGCGATATCAGACGAAGTTCGACCATCGCATCCATGTCGTCAATGTGGCGATGGGACTGAAAGAGCCGGCGCTGTATTCATTGTTGTCGAACCGGGAGGAGCATCGCGAAGCTTCCCGCAAGGGGATCGAAGCGCTGATGCGTTACCACGGGCAGCTGCACGGCATGTTTTCGGGCGACGAATGGCTCGCCGGCACGCATCCCAGTCAAGGCGTAGAGCTGTGCGCGGTCGTGGAGTACATGTACACGCTGGAGCATCTCGTGCGGATTTTCGGCGACGGCTGGTACGGGGACATTCTGGAGCGGGTCGCCTACAACGCGCTGCCGGCGACGATCTCCGCCGATTGGACCAGCCATCAGTACGTGCAGCAAGTCAATCAGATCAAATGCACGAAGGAGCACCGCAATTGGACGGAGAACCGGGACGACGCGAACATGTTCGGGTTGGAGCCGAACTTCGGCTGCTGCACGGCGAACATGCATCAAGGGTGGCCGAAGTTCGCCGCCCGCCTCTGGTTGGGCACGCCCGACGAAGGCGTCGCGTTAGTCGCTTACGCCCCGTGCACGGTAAAGACCGAGGTGGCCGGCGGCGTCGACGCGACGTTCGAAGTCCGGACCGAATATCCGTTCCGCGATGCGGTCGAGATCGAAGTCCGACCGAGCCGCGCTTGCCGCTTCCCGTTGAAGCTTCGCATGCCGGCTTGGTGCAGCCGGCCGCAGGTTCGCGTCAACGGAGCGGCCGTCGCGCTCGACATCGTCTCGGGCTTCGCGACGATCGAGCGCCAGTGGGCGCCGGGAGACCGCGTAACCGTCTCGCTGCCGATGGAGGTTACGTTGGAGAAGCGGGCCAACGGTGCGGTCGGCGTAACACGCGGTCCGCTAGTGTACGCGCTTCCGCTGCCGGAGCGCTGGTCGCGTCGATCCGGCAACCTCCCGTTCGCCGATTGGGAGATCGTTCCCGCTTCCGGCGCCGCTTGGAACTTCGGACTGGCGGTGGACGGGAAGAGCGGCGTCTTCTCCGTCGAAGAAGCGGAGGTCCGGGAACAGCCCTATTCGGCCGAACAGGCGCCGGTACGGCTGAAGGCGCGCGCGAAGCGCGTCGCGCAATGGCGGGAGGAGATGAATTCCGCCGGGGAGCTGCCGCTCAGTCCGGTCGTCTCGGCGGAAGCCGAAGAAGAGATCGTCTTAGTGCCGTACGCGTCCGCGAAGCTGCGGATCGCCGAGTTTCCGGTAACGAAGGAATGA
- a CDS encoding zinc dependent phospholipase C family protein: MGSRVMHFIIGELVASNLDAFKNKGDFLIGSIAPDAAFTFERKATTHYFEGDADRKTRQVNYRRYMDSYLSSARDDYSLGYLTHLVADHVWMESIYYPYELKPKQDADPTFLHKWYSDFSKLNTKLLSHYNMGYLQDWLKIDGSPKEIEGVAKDDLQKLVETMYGDFDRIECHMDCELEVYRLDDILAYIDRSKSKAIAVIEELLAR; the protein is encoded by the coding sequence ATGGGTTCGCGAGTCATGCATTTCATCATTGGCGAGCTAGTAGCTTCCAACCTTGACGCGTTCAAAAACAAGGGCGATTTTCTAATCGGTTCCATCGCGCCCGATGCGGCCTTCACGTTCGAGAGGAAAGCGACGACGCATTATTTCGAAGGGGATGCCGACCGCAAGACGAGACAGGTAAACTACCGGAGATACATGGATTCATATTTATCAAGCGCAAGAGACGACTATTCCCTCGGATATTTGACTCATCTCGTCGCCGACCACGTGTGGATGGAGTCGATCTATTACCCCTATGAATTGAAACCGAAGCAGGACGCAGACCCGACTTTCTTGCATAAATGGTATTCGGATTTTAGCAAGCTAAATACGAAACTGCTTAGTCATTACAATATGGGATATTTACAGGATTGGCTGAAGATCGATGGTTCGCCGAAGGAAATCGAAGGGGTCGCGAAAGACGATCTTCAGAAACTTGTCGAGACGATGTACGGAGATTTCGATAGGATCGAATGTCATATGGACTGCGAGCTAGAAGTTTATCGGTTGGATGACATCCTCGCGTACATCGATCGATCGAAATCGAAGGCGATCGCCGTCATCGAGGAGTTACTTGCCCGATAG
- a CDS encoding sensor histidine kinase: MTAEGKASFGTSTEPSRRRNFRRLSALYVAATAGALGLTVCFLAALPFYYDYLISTCYGPTLGCELATMSPIAAEPGGAPLFGIVGTAWLHLGLDAAFFAVYAGVAGLILLLKPKDALGSTAALSLVCFAFGNQTYLGWEGAEWLVPAAQTAAIAGFMAFALLFPSGRATRSWLPWVAIGAFLTRNVPDVLPFPAIHVDRWPLALSLLWMVVFYGSLSYSQFTQYREVSAEHGREAIRKVAVGFIGAFATLIAVSLPLVAWPELYGGHLFWLDLAARSAMLWIPLSLGAALLKHRLWGVPPVVRSGFVYAALLVISFAIYLAVVAYLALVFQTESGVFRLIATGVVAVLFSPIKNALDKLSNRIVYGRREDPVSYLVRLGDRLREPFAPERVLESVTTTIREAMRLPHASITIKHRGVETEAAASGVARDAAAARLPLVVGGEELGGLYVMPRAPGEPLSSADGKLLQLFAREAARIVYDLKQSLDIGRLMQELQASRQKLVYAREEERRTIRNNLHDDLAPRLASLALLASAASDLMDRDPSRARKIVSELETDIREAAGDIRAFVNDLRPPALDQYGLLEAVRQQAERWTQLEGANARIVVTSDGKLPPLPAAVEAAAYRIVSEALANVVKHSSATECRVSFEPKEGELHIEIRDDGIGISEDRKPRRGDGSGGVGLTSLRERAEELGGTLRIESPRDGSGGTRIAARLPMSPREEGRGTD; this comes from the coding sequence ATGACCGCAGAGGGGAAAGCGTCCTTCGGAACGTCGACCGAACCAAGCCGCCGCCGGAATTTCCGGCGGCTGTCCGCGTTGTACGTCGCAGCGACGGCGGGGGCGCTCGGGCTGACCGTCTGCTTCCTCGCGGCGTTGCCGTTCTACTACGACTATCTGATATCGACGTGCTATGGTCCGACCTTGGGCTGCGAGCTGGCGACCATGAGTCCGATCGCGGCCGAACCGGGCGGCGCGCCGTTATTCGGCATCGTCGGGACGGCCTGGCTTCACCTGGGACTGGATGCCGCCTTCTTCGCCGTGTACGCCGGCGTCGCCGGGCTGATCTTGCTCCTGAAGCCGAAGGATGCGCTCGGCTCGACCGCGGCGTTATCCTTAGTTTGCTTCGCGTTCGGCAACCAAACCTATTTAGGTTGGGAAGGGGCCGAATGGCTCGTCCCTGCGGCGCAAACCGCCGCCATCGCCGGCTTTATGGCATTCGCGCTTCTATTCCCGAGCGGCCGCGCGACAAGGTCGTGGCTTCCCTGGGTCGCGATCGGAGCTTTCCTGACTCGGAACGTTCCGGACGTATTGCCCTTCCCGGCGATCCATGTCGACCGTTGGCCGCTCGCGCTGTCGCTGCTCTGGATGGTGGTCTTCTACGGTTCGTTATCCTATAGTCAATTCACGCAATACCGGGAAGTCTCGGCGGAACACGGCCGGGAGGCGATTCGGAAGGTGGCCGTCGGGTTCATCGGCGCCTTCGCGACGCTCATCGCCGTCAGCCTGCCGCTCGTCGCGTGGCCCGAATTGTATGGCGGGCACCTATTCTGGCTCGATCTGGCGGCGCGTTCGGCGATGCTGTGGATCCCCTTGTCGCTAGGCGCGGCGCTGCTGAAGCACAGACTCTGGGGCGTGCCCCCCGTCGTGAGGAGCGGCTTCGTCTACGCGGCGTTGCTCGTCATTTCGTTCGCGATCTACCTTGCCGTCGTTGCGTATCTTGCGTTGGTGTTTCAGACGGAGAGCGGCGTGTTCCGGCTCATCGCGACGGGAGTCGTCGCCGTGTTGTTTTCGCCGATCAAGAACGCGTTGGATAAGCTGTCGAATCGGATCGTCTACGGCCGAAGGGAGGATCCGGTGTCGTACCTCGTCCGTCTCGGCGATCGGCTGCGCGAGCCGTTCGCCCCCGAGCGGGTATTGGAATCGGTGACGACGACGATCCGGGAGGCGATGCGGCTTCCGCATGCGTCGATTACGATCAAACATCGCGGCGTCGAGACGGAAGCGGCCGCTTCGGGCGTCGCGCGGGACGCCGCCGCCGCTCGGCTGCCGCTCGTCGTCGGCGGGGAAGAGCTCGGCGGGCTGTACGTCATGCCGCGCGCGCCGGGCGAGCCGCTGTCCTCCGCCGACGGCAAGCTGCTGCAGCTGTTCGCGCGGGAAGCCGCCAGAATCGTGTACGACCTCAAGCAGTCGCTCGATATCGGGAGGCTTATGCAAGAGCTGCAAGCATCCAGACAGAAGTTGGTGTACGCCAGGGAAGAAGAGCGGCGCACGATCCGTAACAATCTGCACGACGATCTTGCGCCGCGGTTAGCCTCGTTGGCGCTGCTCGCTTCCGCCGCGAGCGACTTGATGGACCGGGATCCGTCCCGCGCCCGGAAGATCGTATCGGAGCTCGAGACGGATATCCGGGAGGCCGCCGGGGACATCCGCGCCTTCGTGAACGATCTGCGGCCGCCGGCGCTTGACCAGTACGGCTTGTTGGAAGCGGTTCGCCAACAGGCGGAGCGGTGGACGCAGCTCGAAGGGGCGAACGCGCGCATCGTCGTGACATCGGACGGGAAGCTGCCGCCGCTGCCGGCGGCCGTCGAGGCGGCGGCGTACCGCATCGTGTCCGAGGCGCTCGCCAACGTCGTGAAGCATTCGTCAGCGACGGAATGCCGCGTATCGTTCGAGCCTAAGGAAGGCGAGCTGCATATAGAGATTCGGGACGACGGAATCGGAATTTCGGAGGACAGAAAACCGCGCAGGGGCGACGGCTCCGGCGGCGTCGGGCTGACGTCGCTTCGAGAGCGGGCGGAAGAGCTGGGAGGAACGCTGCGGATCGAATCCCCGCGGGACGGCTCCGGGGGGACCCGGATCGCCGCCCGGCTTCCGATGTCGCCGCGCGAGGAAGGGAGAGGGACGGACTGA
- a CDS encoding response regulator transcription factor, translating into MIADDHPMYRKGVRTILETAGDMDVVAEATNGAEALQRCEELKPDVALVDIRMPEMNGVEAARRMKERHPGVQILFLTMHQDDASVMAAMRTGARGYILKDADRDEILRAIRAVAAGEAIFSGEVATRMIDYATRPFTHLDAFPQLTAREKEVLHWIAEGASNAQIGERMGLSSKTVSNYVTIVLNKLPAADRTEAIRLVEKSKGGW; encoded by the coding sequence ATGATCGCGGACGATCATCCGATGTACCGCAAGGGCGTTCGGACGATTCTGGAGACGGCAGGCGATATGGACGTAGTCGCCGAGGCGACGAACGGCGCCGAGGCGCTTCAACGCTGCGAGGAGCTGAAGCCGGACGTCGCGCTCGTCGACATCCGCATGCCGGAGATGAACGGCGTCGAGGCGGCTCGGCGCATGAAGGAGCGGCATCCGGGCGTACAAATCTTATTTTTGACGATGCATCAGGACGACGCGTCCGTCATGGCGGCGATGCGGACGGGCGCGCGGGGATACATCTTGAAGGATGCCGACCGGGACGAGATTCTCCGGGCGATCCGCGCCGTCGCGGCGGGAGAAGCGATCTTCAGCGGCGAAGTGGCGACGCGGATGATCGATTACGCGACGCGTCCCTTCACGCATCTGGATGCTTTCCCGCAGCTGACCGCTCGCGAGAAGGAAGTGCTGCATTGGATCGCCGAGGGAGCCTCGAACGCGCAAATCGGCGAAAGAATGGGGCTGTCCTCCAAGACGGTATCCAACTACGTGACGATCGTCCTGAATAAGCTGCCCGCCGCCGACCGAACGGAAGCGATTCGGTTGGTGGAGAAGTCGAAGGGCGGGTGGTAA
- a CDS encoding extracellular solute-binding protein produces MVSTLRSEIINGTRKPGTYLPAESALAKQFRISNKSVRKGLDELVAEGLIVKIDRVGSMVSKDRQVVTVNFGCNPSLTDDIQMTELLEAFHRKHPGIRVRAIPLDFFEHVSSAGEMLSSGLLDVVSFSNSQFQELVENDERLSLLEPLEPDEGIYPIASEAFRCDGRLYARAVSFSPVVLCYNKAHFREAGLPEPDSYWTWDDLVETAQKLTAHGGRHSVYFVPASLNRYSLFLLQSGMETSRDAEGRVRIGPKLAYSLRKFSDIVNDHDIFPKYFSGTNEDDSVSLFMQEKVSMILTTYFSLNAFKSLPLEYDISPVPLLRRGGEQKTLLLSIGVGVNRLAKEKEAALTFADFLASQEAQLVIREKTTSIPARKLVAEQGTTDALNRPARYLMYRELFPSFMYHKDLGLSIPSLKSISNRLKEYWSGISDERDLHMRLEELIIESNS; encoded by the coding sequence ATGGTCTCTACGCTTCGCTCCGAAATCATCAACGGAACTCGCAAGCCTGGGACGTATTTGCCGGCCGAGAGCGCGCTGGCGAAACAATTCCGCATCAGCAACAAGTCCGTCCGCAAAGGCTTGGACGAGCTGGTCGCCGAAGGACTGATCGTAAAGATCGATCGCGTCGGCAGCATGGTCTCGAAGGATCGGCAGGTCGTCACCGTCAATTTCGGATGCAACCCGTCGCTGACCGACGATATTCAGATGACCGAACTGTTGGAGGCATTTCATCGCAAGCATCCCGGCATTCGCGTTCGCGCTATCCCTCTCGACTTCTTCGAACACGTCAGTTCGGCCGGAGAGATGTTATCGAGCGGCTTGCTGGACGTCGTCTCCTTCAGCAATTCTCAATTCCAAGAGCTGGTAGAAAACGACGAACGCCTCTCGCTGCTCGAGCCGCTCGAGCCGGACGAAGGCATCTATCCGATCGCCAGCGAAGCGTTCCGTTGCGATGGCCGGTTGTACGCGAGAGCCGTCTCCTTCTCGCCGGTCGTGCTTTGCTACAACAAAGCGCACTTCCGGGAAGCGGGCCTGCCGGAGCCGGACAGCTACTGGACGTGGGACGATCTCGTGGAGACCGCGCAGAAGCTGACGGCGCACGGGGGAAGACATTCGGTTTATTTCGTTCCGGCATCGCTGAATCGATATTCTTTGTTTTTACTGCAAAGCGGGATGGAGACGAGTCGAGACGCGGAGGGCCGCGTCCGCATCGGGCCCAAGCTGGCCTACAGCCTGCGCAAATTCAGCGATATCGTGAACGATCACGACATCTTCCCCAAGTATTTCTCGGGAACGAACGAGGACGATTCGGTTTCGTTGTTCATGCAGGAGAAGGTGTCTATGATTTTGACGACGTATTTCAGCCTGAACGCCTTCAAGTCGCTTCCGCTCGAATACGATATTTCGCCGGTTCCGCTGCTGCGCCGCGGCGGAGAGCAGAAGACGCTGCTGCTTTCGATCGGCGTCGGCGTCAACCGGCTCGCGAAGGAGAAGGAGGCGGCGCTGACGTTCGCCGACTTCTTGGCATCGCAGGAAGCTCAGCTCGTCATTCGCGAAAAGACGACGAGCATTCCCGCAAGAAAGCTGGTGGCGGAGCAGGGGACGACGGATGCGCTGAACCGTCCTGCAAGATACCTGATGTACCGAGAACTGTTCCCGTCGTTTATGTATCATAAGGATTTGGGGCTGTCCATTCCTTCTTTGAAATCGATCAGCAACCGGCTGAAAGAATATTGGTCCGGCATATCAGATGAGAGGGATCTTCACATGAGATTAGAAGAACTTATCATCGAATCGAATTCATAG
- a CDS encoding extracellular solute-binding protein — MNKTKRYALLGLSLTMAGSVVLSACSATTEEPPAPSATPEPGKATDDGAGQRDVGGLSLPIAADKLELSLWAPSGGNFKGKDFNDKFSFQKMEENTNIHIAFQHAAEAASAEAFTLMMSSGQLPDMVYTSNWDKEASKYGTQGALLPLEELLKEHAPNFSRILDEHPAIRGQITSPDGHIYYMPNIVLDNTNLTQMFPQIRQDWLDKLGLEAPKTTDDWYNVLKSFRDGDPNGNGKQDEIPFVTVNLNNVMFQFAPAFGVQYDFFVEDGKVDYGPYDPRFKDVVAFLNKLYQEKLLDPNYLVDNTFDTLTEKVTSDVAGAWFGWSGSYMGNFTTLMAGKHPTFKIAPMLPPIGPNGDQSHVSFRYPAAGIGIAVSARTEHPEEVVKWLDYQYSEEGIILNNFGVDGVSYDLVDGKPVYKREVTHPEDGTTNTEKLLSHTIGGGSWATVVDPSYPQQIREANGQMENPLELYGEFIDLDKKMPPVQFLPEENDVIVPIMADVATYVDESINAFVMGRKPIEEYDAFIAELKRMGIDDVLAQYQIAYERFTSAN, encoded by the coding sequence GTGAATAAGACGAAACGGTACGCTTTGCTTGGTTTGTCGCTGACGATGGCGGGTTCGGTCGTATTGTCCGCATGTTCCGCAACTACCGAAGAACCCCCCGCGCCGTCCGCTACCCCAGAACCGGGGAAGGCGACCGACGACGGCGCGGGTCAACGCGACGTCGGGGGGCTGTCGCTTCCCATCGCGGCCGACAAGCTGGAATTGTCGCTTTGGGCGCCGAGCGGCGGGAACTTCAAAGGGAAGGACTTCAACGACAAGTTCTCCTTCCAGAAGATGGAGGAAAATACGAACATCCACATTGCGTTCCAGCATGCCGCGGAAGCGGCGAGCGCGGAAGCGTTCACGCTCATGATGTCTTCCGGCCAGCTTCCGGACATGGTCTATACGTCGAATTGGGATAAGGAAGCGAGCAAGTACGGCACCCAGGGCGCGCTGCTTCCGCTCGAGGAGCTGCTGAAGGAGCATGCGCCGAACTTCTCGAGAATTCTTGACGAACATCCCGCGATCCGCGGCCAAATCACCTCCCCGGACGGGCATATTTACTACATGCCGAACATCGTGCTCGACAACACGAACTTGACGCAGATGTTTCCTCAAATTCGCCAGGACTGGCTCGACAAGCTCGGTCTCGAAGCGCCGAAGACGACCGACGATTGGTACAACGTGCTGAAGAGCTTCCGCGACGGCGATCCGAACGGCAACGGGAAGCAAGACGAGATCCCGTTCGTCACGGTGAATCTCAATAACGTCATGTTCCAGTTCGCGCCGGCGTTCGGCGTTCAATACGACTTCTTCGTCGAGGACGGCAAAGTCGATTACGGTCCGTACGACCCGCGCTTCAAGGACGTCGTCGCCTTCCTGAACAAGCTGTACCAAGAGAAGCTCCTCGACCCGAACTATCTCGTCGACAACACCTTCGATACGCTTACCGAAAAGGTGACCTCGGACGTCGCCGGCGCCTGGTTCGGCTGGTCCGGCTCGTACATGGGCAACTTCACGACGCTGATGGCGGGCAAGCACCCGACCTTCAAGATCGCGCCCATGCTGCCGCCGATCGGACCGAACGGCGATCAATCGCACGTCTCGTTCCGCTATCCCGCCGCCGGCATCGGCATCGCGGTGTCCGCGCGGACGGAGCATCCGGAGGAAGTCGTGAAGTGGCTCGACTACCAGTATTCGGAAGAGGGCATCATCCTCAACAACTTCGGGGTCGACGGCGTCTCCTACGACCTTGTGGACGGCAAGCCGGTGTACAAACGCGAGGTGACGCATCCCGAAGACGGCACCACGAACACCGAGAAGCTGCTCAGCCACACGATCGGCGGCGGCAGCTGGGCGACGGTCGTCGATCCGAGCTACCCGCAGCAAATCCGCGAGGCGAACGGGCAGATGGAAAATCCGCTCGAGCTGTACGGCGAATTCATCGATCTCGACAAGAAGATGCCGCCGGTTCAATTCCTGCCGGAGGAGAACGACGTCATCGTGCCGATCATGGCCGACGTCGCGACGTACGTCGACGAGTCGATCAACGCGTTCGTCATGGGGCGTAAACCGATCGAGGAATACGACGCCTTCATCGCCGAGCTGAAGCGGATGGGGATCGACGACGTGCTCGCGCAATATCAAATCGCTTATGAACGCTTTACCTCCGCGAATTGA